The following proteins are co-located in the Paraburkholderia phytofirmans PsJN genome:
- a CDS encoding YqiA/YcfP family alpha/beta fold hydrolase, which produces MILYLHGFRSSPNSFKARVLAARLVELGRSDEWCCPMLPVSPFETVALAESLVAAARPKNVTLIGSSLGGYFATHLAEKHGWPAVLLNPAVVPQRDLSAYLGEQPLWHGGGSIVVEPHHLDELRALGVAEITRPERYYLMAATGDEVLDYREMLAHYPGARTTLIEGSDHAISEFAQYVDDVLAFCDAEDVEPPAPREAA; this is translated from the coding sequence GTGATCCTTTATCTGCACGGTTTCCGCTCGTCGCCCAATTCATTCAAGGCGCGCGTGCTGGCGGCGCGGCTCGTCGAACTCGGCCGCAGCGACGAATGGTGCTGCCCAATGTTGCCGGTTTCGCCGTTCGAGACCGTGGCGCTCGCCGAATCGCTGGTGGCCGCGGCCCGGCCGAAAAACGTCACGCTGATCGGCAGTTCACTCGGCGGCTATTTCGCCACGCATCTGGCTGAAAAGCACGGCTGGCCGGCAGTGCTGCTGAACCCGGCGGTCGTGCCGCAGCGCGATCTGAGCGCCTATCTCGGCGAGCAGCCGTTGTGGCATGGCGGCGGCAGCATCGTCGTCGAGCCGCATCATCTGGATGAGTTGCGCGCGCTCGGCGTCGCCGAGATCACGCGGCCCGAACGCTACTATTTGATGGCCGCCACCGGCGACGAGGTGCTCGACTACCGCGAAATGCTTGCGCACTATCCCGGCGCACGGACTACGCTGATCGAAGGGAGCGACCACGCGATCAGCGAGTTTGCGCAATACGTCGACGACGTGCTGGCCTTTTGCGACGCGGAAGACGTCGAGCCGCCGGCGCCGCGCGAAGCCGCTTGA
- a CDS encoding ribonuclease catalytic domain-containing protein, translating into MNVFFEESGSFKAGSVLSRQGDAFQVELPGGRRAKVRAKDVLIEFEKPSAAELMQQADAAAQEIDLDFLWECAPDDEFPFATLGAEYFGESFGSIERAALVLRMHGSPVYFRRKGRGMYQRAPQEQLKMALAGLERKRQQALVQAGYEDELKAGRLPEAFTGSKALGLLTKPDKNTIEYKALEAAAAARGISQARLMLENGAIPSARALHEAKFLSEFFPHGTGFPPVTVGSLPEDLPEANVQAFSIDDITTTEIDDAFSVEHLADGRVRIGVHIAAPALGIQRGDEVDAIARTRLSTVYMPGDKITMLPDSVVEAFTLAEGGLRPALSLYVIVNRETQEIVASETRAERVFVKNNLRHNTLDELVTEEALAAGSGDYPHKDDIAVLWPFAQALFEKRQAARAGYGLRREVQRNTDFNFYVEGEHITITPRRRGSPLDTIVAELAILANSSWGAFLHDHGVPGIYRTQRAFGAPTGPKRTRMQTNAAPHEGLGVTQYAWSTSPLRRYVDLVNQWQLIACVQHGVTAKLAAPFKPKDADLFAVVQGFDDTYTAYADHQRRMEYFWCLRWLKQENRKQVVASVVKGDLVRLEEIPLLLHVPGLGVHARGTRLQMEVMSIDELTVEASVRLLHVLDAPTVTSGSEAEEADEGEEEIIDAADESAEGEAEAQAKAELDGNDAAAVKDDAESSEGADGAATHQHIAEPGR; encoded by the coding sequence GTGAACGTTTTCTTCGAGGAATCGGGCAGTTTCAAGGCCGGCAGCGTGCTGTCGCGCCAGGGCGATGCTTTTCAGGTCGAGCTGCCGGGCGGCCGGCGCGCCAAGGTGCGCGCGAAAGACGTGCTGATCGAATTCGAAAAGCCGAGCGCGGCCGAACTGATGCAACAGGCCGACGCCGCCGCGCAGGAGATCGATCTGGACTTCCTGTGGGAGTGCGCGCCTGACGACGAATTTCCGTTCGCGACCCTCGGCGCCGAATATTTCGGCGAAAGCTTCGGGTCGATCGAGCGCGCCGCGCTGGTGTTGCGCATGCATGGCTCGCCGGTGTACTTCCGCCGCAAGGGCCGCGGCATGTATCAGCGCGCGCCGCAGGAACAACTGAAGATGGCGCTCGCCGGCCTCGAGCGCAAACGCCAGCAGGCGCTGGTGCAGGCAGGATACGAAGACGAGCTGAAAGCCGGCCGTCTGCCGGAAGCTTTCACCGGCAGCAAGGCGCTGGGGCTGTTGACCAAGCCGGACAAGAACACGATCGAGTACAAGGCGCTCGAAGCCGCGGCGGCGGCGCGCGGTATTTCGCAAGCGCGTCTGATGCTGGAAAACGGTGCCATTCCGTCGGCGCGTGCGCTGCACGAAGCGAAATTCCTCTCCGAGTTTTTCCCGCACGGCACGGGCTTTCCGCCTGTCACCGTCGGCAGCTTGCCGGAGGATCTGCCCGAAGCGAACGTGCAGGCGTTTTCGATCGACGACATCACCACGACTGAAATCGACGATGCTTTCTCCGTCGAGCATCTGGCCGATGGCCGCGTGCGGATCGGCGTGCACATCGCCGCGCCGGCGCTCGGCATTCAGCGGGGCGACGAGGTCGATGCGATCGCGCGCACGCGTCTGTCGACCGTGTATATGCCGGGCGACAAAATCACCATGCTGCCCGACAGCGTTGTCGAAGCGTTCACGCTGGCCGAAGGCGGCTTGCGTCCGGCGCTCTCGCTGTATGTGATCGTCAATCGCGAGACGCAGGAGATCGTTGCGAGCGAAACGCGCGCCGAGCGCGTGTTCGTGAAGAACAACCTGCGCCACAACACACTCGACGAGTTGGTCACCGAAGAGGCGCTCGCCGCCGGCAGCGGCGACTATCCGCACAAGGACGATATCGCCGTGCTGTGGCCGTTCGCGCAGGCGCTGTTCGAAAAGCGCCAGGCCGCGCGCGCCGGCTACGGTTTGCGTCGCGAAGTGCAGCGCAACACCGACTTCAACTTCTACGTGGAAGGCGAGCACATCACGATCACGCCGCGCCGTCGTGGGTCGCCGCTCGATACGATCGTCGCCGAACTGGCGATTCTCGCGAACTCATCGTGGGGCGCGTTCCTGCATGACCACGGCGTGCCGGGCATTTACCGCACGCAACGCGCATTCGGCGCGCCAACCGGCCCGAAGCGCACGCGCATGCAGACCAACGCCGCGCCGCACGAAGGCCTCGGCGTCACGCAATACGCGTGGAGCACATCGCCGCTGCGCCGTTACGTCGACCTGGTGAACCAGTGGCAGTTGATTGCCTGCGTGCAGCATGGCGTGACCGCGAAACTGGCTGCGCCGTTCAAGCCCAAAGACGCCGATCTGTTCGCCGTCGTGCAGGGTTTCGACGATACGTACACCGCGTATGCCGATCATCAGCGTCGCATGGAATATTTCTGGTGCCTGCGCTGGCTGAAGCAGGAGAACAGGAAGCAGGTCGTGGCGTCGGTGGTGAAGGGCGATCTGGTGCGTCTTGAAGAGATTCCGCTGCTTCTGCATGTGCCGGGCCTCGGCGTGCACGCGCGCGGCACGCGTTTGCAGATGGAAGTGATGTCGATCGATGAGTTGACCGTCGAAGCGTCCGTGCGTCTGCTGCACGTGCTCGACGCGCCGACGGTGACGAGCGGCAGCGAGGCTGAAGAAGCGGACGAGGGCGAAGAGGAGATCATCGACGCCGCGGACGAGAGCGCCGAAGGCGAAGCCGAGGCGCAGGCCAAAGCCGAACTCGACGGCAACGACGCGGCTGCCGTGAAGGACGACGCCGAAAGCAGCGAGGGTGCGGACGGTGCCGCTACGCATCAGCACATTGCGGAGCCGGGACGATGA
- a CDS encoding TlpA family protein disulfide reductase, translating into MNTRRILAGACVAIVAAGGGVLANHWLNGGVEEVAHAAQPTSSQSAVGQLWTAPVTTVDGKPQTLSVLKGHPIVVNFWASWCGPCVEEMPALSQLQRDYAKKGIQFVGLGVDSEKNVQAFLQKVKVAYPIYIAGFGGADLARAFGNTAGGLPFTVVIDAKGNIRSTKLGQIDPQALKQTLDTL; encoded by the coding sequence ATGAATACGAGACGGATTCTGGCGGGCGCGTGTGTCGCCATCGTCGCCGCGGGCGGCGGGGTACTGGCCAACCACTGGCTGAATGGCGGCGTGGAGGAAGTCGCGCACGCCGCCCAGCCAACCTCTTCTCAAAGCGCAGTCGGGCAACTCTGGACCGCCCCTGTCACGACGGTGGACGGCAAGCCACAAACGCTAAGTGTGCTCAAAGGGCACCCAATCGTCGTCAACTTCTGGGCCTCGTGGTGCGGGCCTTGCGTCGAGGAAATGCCGGCTCTGTCGCAGCTTCAGCGCGATTACGCGAAAAAAGGCATCCAGTTCGTCGGACTTGGCGTCGATTCCGAGAAAAACGTCCAGGCGTTCCTGCAGAAAGTGAAAGTGGCGTACCCGATCTATATCGCCGGCTTCGGCGGCGCCGACCTCGCGCGCGCGTTCGGCAATACTGCGGGCGGGCTGCCGTTTACCGTCGTAATCGACGCAAAAGGCAACATTCGCTCGACAAAATTAGGACAAATCGACCCGCAGGCGCTGAAACAGACGCTCGACACGCTTTAA
- the mpl gene encoding UDP-N-acetylmuramate:L-alanyl-gamma-D-glutamyl-meso-diaminopimelate ligase, with protein sequence MHIHILGICGTFMGGLAVLARGAGHTVTGCDAGVYPPMSTQLEAQGIGLIEGYDADQLNGLNADLFVIGNVVSRGNPLMEAILDRGLPYTSGPQWLGEHVLNGKWVLAVAGTHGKTTTSSMLTWLLEDAGLNPGFLIGGVPLNFGVSARLTDSSFFVIEADEYDTAFFDKRSKFVHYRPKTAVLNNLEFDHADIFPDLGAIETQFHHLIRTVPGIGRVVTNGREDALERVLTRGCWSEVERFGVQGGWQTLPAEDGVPVDERFAVYHNSARVGVVEWQVQGEHNRMNALAAIAAARHVGVPPAQAARSLASFRNVKRRMEVRGSVDGVTVYDDFAHHPTAIDTTVAGLRARVGRHNTRILAVLEPRSNTMKLGVMKAQLPASLADADLVFGYGAPSGRDALGWNLGEALAPLGGKAQAFDNLDALVKAVVHAARPGDQILVMSNGGFGGVHQRLLDALSARGAS encoded by the coding sequence ATGCACATCCACATTCTCGGTATCTGCGGCACGTTCATGGGCGGTCTCGCGGTCCTCGCGCGCGGCGCGGGCCACACCGTGACGGGTTGCGACGCCGGCGTCTATCCGCCCATGAGCACGCAGCTCGAGGCGCAAGGCATTGGCCTGATTGAAGGCTACGACGCGGACCAGTTGAACGGCCTGAACGCGGACCTGTTCGTGATCGGCAATGTGGTCTCGCGCGGCAACCCGCTGATGGAAGCCATTCTCGACCGCGGCCTGCCGTACACCTCCGGCCCGCAATGGCTCGGCGAGCATGTGCTGAACGGCAAATGGGTGCTGGCGGTGGCTGGCACGCACGGCAAGACGACGACCAGTTCGATGCTGACGTGGCTGCTCGAAGACGCCGGCCTCAATCCGGGTTTTCTGATCGGCGGCGTGCCGCTGAATTTCGGCGTGTCCGCGCGGCTGACCGATTCCAGCTTCTTCGTGATCGAAGCCGACGAGTACGACACGGCCTTCTTCGACAAGCGCTCCAAGTTCGTCCACTACCGGCCCAAGACCGCGGTGCTGAACAACCTCGAATTCGATCACGCAGACATCTTCCCGGATCTGGGCGCGATCGAAACGCAGTTCCATCACCTGATCCGGACCGTGCCGGGCATCGGCCGAGTGGTCACGAACGGTCGTGAAGACGCGCTCGAGCGCGTGCTGACGCGCGGCTGCTGGAGCGAAGTGGAGCGCTTCGGCGTGCAGGGCGGCTGGCAAACCCTGCCGGCGGAAGACGGCGTGCCGGTCGACGAGCGTTTCGCCGTCTATCACAACAGTGCGCGCGTCGGCGTGGTCGAATGGCAGGTGCAAGGCGAGCACAACCGCATGAACGCGCTGGCCGCAATCGCCGCCGCGCGCCATGTCGGCGTGCCGCCGGCGCAGGCCGCCCGGTCGCTGGCGAGCTTTCGCAACGTCAAGCGCCGCATGGAAGTGCGCGGCAGCGTCGACGGCGTGACCGTGTACGACGACTTCGCGCATCACCCAACCGCCATCGACACGACCGTAGCCGGGTTGCGCGCCCGCGTCGGCCGCCACAACACGCGGATTCTCGCCGTGCTGGAACCGCGCTCGAACACCATGAAGCTCGGCGTGATGAAAGCGCAATTGCCGGCCAGTCTCGCCGACGCCGATCTCGTATTCGGCTACGGCGCGCCGAGCGGCCGCGACGCGCTCGGCTGGAATCTCGGCGAGGCGCTCGCGCCGCTCGGCGGCAAGGCGCAGGCTTTCGACAATCTCGACGCGCTCGTCAAAGCGGTGGTCCACGCAGCGCGCCCAGGCGACCAGATTCTGGTGATGAGCAACGGCGGCTTCGGCGGCGTGCATCAGAGACTGCTCGACGCCCTTTCCGCGCGAGGCGCTTCGTGA
- the aroE gene encoding shikimate dehydrogenase, which yields MSTQDSRDRYAVIGNPVGHSKSPFIHGRFAAQTGEAVEYGHLLAPVDAFVPHVRAFIDAGGRGLNVTVPFKLDAHAFADTLSPRAAAAGAVNTLRFDANGIYGDNTDGFGLVRDIEVNLGVSLKGARILLLGAGGAARGVVLPMLDRAPHTLTIVNRTAEKAEALVAQFAQAARDAACQLSGGSARAIEAGTYDVIVNATAGSLDASLPECDDRAFGNGTLAYDMMYGAHPTVFMEHARKLGARGADGLGMLVEQAAESFYVWRGVRPDGAPVLAELRALLTAPSHA from the coding sequence ATGAGCACCCAGGATTCACGCGATCGCTACGCGGTCATCGGCAACCCGGTCGGCCACAGCAAGTCGCCGTTCATTCATGGGCGCTTCGCCGCGCAGACCGGCGAGGCCGTCGAGTACGGCCACCTGCTCGCGCCGGTTGATGCGTTCGTGCCGCACGTGCGGGCCTTTATCGATGCAGGCGGGCGCGGGCTGAACGTGACCGTGCCGTTCAAGCTCGACGCGCATGCCTTTGCAGACACGTTGTCGCCGCGCGCGGCGGCGGCGGGCGCGGTGAATACGTTGCGCTTCGACGCGAACGGTATCTACGGCGACAACACGGACGGCTTCGGTCTCGTGCGTGACATCGAGGTGAATCTCGGTGTGTCCTTGAAGGGCGCGCGCATTCTGTTGCTGGGCGCGGGCGGCGCCGCGCGCGGCGTGGTGCTGCCGATGCTGGACCGCGCGCCGCATACGTTGACCATCGTCAATCGCACGGCGGAAAAGGCCGAGGCGCTGGTGGCTCAATTCGCGCAAGCCGCGCGTGACGCCGCGTGCCAATTGAGCGGCGGCAGTGCGCGGGCGATCGAGGCGGGCACGTACGACGTGATCGTCAACGCGACGGCGGGCAGTCTGGACGCGTCGCTGCCCGAGTGCGACGACCGCGCGTTCGGCAACGGCACGCTTGCCTACGACATGATGTACGGCGCGCATCCGACCGTCTTCATGGAACACGCGCGGAAGCTGGGCGCGCGTGGCGCCGATGGGCTCGGCATGTTGGTCGAGCAGGCCGCTGAATCGTTTTACGTGTGGCGCGGTGTGCGGCCTGACGGCGCGCCGGTGCTGGCCGAATTGCGCGCGCTGTTGACGGCGCCGTCGCACGCTTAA
- the mtgA gene encoding monofunctional biosynthetic peptidoglycan transglycosylase codes for MTATRRVSRPGPVRWMVYLGAVVAIAWLATQAFYFGQIAVWNYVNPQSTSFMRSDTWRLSQDRPDLSVQHTWVSYDQISRNLKRAIIASEDANFVNNNGYETDAILQAWERNKAKGKIVRGGSTITQQLARNLFLSREKSYIRKGQELIITWMLETLMDKERIFEIYLNSVEWGNGVYGAEAAAHYYYKTSASKLTAAQSARLAVMLPQPKYFDEHRGSQYLAQRARVIARRMGAAELPD; via the coding sequence ATGACAGCAACGCGGCGCGTGAGCCGGCCAGGTCCGGTGCGATGGATGGTCTATCTGGGCGCCGTCGTGGCGATTGCGTGGCTGGCGACGCAGGCGTTTTACTTCGGGCAGATCGCGGTGTGGAATTACGTCAATCCACAGAGTACGTCGTTTATGCGGTCGGACACTTGGCGGCTGTCGCAGGATCGGCCGGATCTTTCAGTGCAGCACACGTGGGTGTCGTATGACCAGATTTCGCGGAATCTGAAGCGCGCGATTATTGCTTCCGAGGATGCGAATTTTGTTAATAACAACGGGTATGAGACGGACGCTATTTTGCAGGCCTGGGAGCGGAATAAGGCTAAGGGCAAGATTGTTCGCGGTGGGTCGACCATTACTCAGCAGTTGGCGCGGAATCTGTTCTTGTCGCGGGAAAAAAGTTATATCCGCAAGGGGCAGGAACTCATCATTACCTGGATGCTTGAGACCTTGATGGATAAGGAACGGATCTTTGAGATTTATCTCAACTCCGTTGAGTGGGGGAATGGGGTTTATGGGGCTGAGGCGGCGGCTCATTATTACTACAAGACGTCGGCGAGTAAGTTGACTGCTGCGCAGTCGGCTCGGTTGGCTGTGATGCTGCCGCAGCCTAAGTATTTTGATGAGCATCGGGGGTCGCAGTATCTGGCGCAGCGGGCGCGGGTTATTGCGAGGCGGATGGGGGCGGCTGAGTTGCCCGATTAG
- a CDS encoding IS256 family transposase, translating into MPMKKKRTVASQAAARGPLPALPEGLLDDLVKGPMTPNEVQDLMLAFNKALIERAMGAEMKMHLGYPAGQPKPDGQGNERNGASGKTLLTDYGPLRVDLPRDRDGSFEPILIPRHERRFTGFDERIIAMYARGMSVREIQAFLAETYGTEVSPDFISSVTDEVMAETLAWQNRPLEPMYPVVFFDALRVKIRDEGVVSNKAVYLALGIQADGQRDVLGLWIEQTEGAKFWLKVFNELKTRGCQDILIAVVDGLKGLAEAIGTAYPRTAVQTCIVHLMRNSLEYASYKDRKAVAAALRPIYTAANELAARQALEAFAEGQWGTKYPTIVQSWRRAWENVTPFFVFPPEIRRVIYTTNAIESLNMQLRKIIKTRGHFPNDEAAIKLLWLALRNVLAKSVRTTFDWKSAMNQFAILFGERFTNARG; encoded by the coding sequence ATGCCGATGAAGAAGAAACGCACCGTCGCTTCTCAGGCAGCGGCCCGAGGGCCGCTGCCTGCCCTGCCGGAAGGTCTGCTTGATGACCTGGTCAAAGGCCCGATGACGCCCAACGAGGTTCAGGACCTGATGCTGGCATTCAACAAGGCACTCATCGAGCGCGCGATGGGCGCCGAGATGAAGATGCATCTGGGCTACCCGGCGGGTCAGCCCAAACCCGACGGCCAGGGCAACGAACGTAACGGTGCCAGCGGCAAGACGCTCCTCACCGATTATGGCCCGCTGCGGGTCGATCTGCCGCGCGATCGTGACGGCAGTTTCGAGCCCATCCTGATCCCCAGACACGAGCGCCGTTTCACCGGTTTCGATGAGCGCATCATCGCCATGTACGCGCGCGGCATGAGTGTGCGCGAGATCCAGGCGTTTCTGGCCGAAACCTATGGCACCGAGGTGTCGCCCGATTTCATCAGCTCGGTTACCGACGAGGTGATGGCCGAAACGCTCGCCTGGCAGAACCGTCCGCTCGAGCCGATGTACCCGGTCGTGTTCTTCGATGCGCTGCGCGTGAAGATCCGTGACGAGGGCGTGGTCAGCAACAAGGCCGTCTATCTGGCGCTGGGTATCCAGGCTGACGGCCAGCGCGACGTGCTCGGCCTGTGGATCGAACAGACCGAGGGCGCAAAGTTCTGGCTCAAGGTGTTCAACGAGCTCAAAACGCGCGGCTGCCAGGACATCCTGATCGCCGTGGTCGACGGCCTGAAGGGACTGGCCGAAGCGATCGGCACGGCGTACCCGCGTACGGCCGTGCAGACCTGCATCGTGCACCTGATGCGCAATAGCCTGGAGTACGCGAGCTACAAGGATCGCAAGGCCGTCGCTGCCGCGCTCAGGCCCATCTATACCGCTGCGAACGAGCTGGCCGCGCGGCAGGCGCTGGAGGCCTTTGCCGAAGGACAATGGGGAACGAAGTATCCGACTATCGTGCAATCCTGGCGGCGGGCGTGGGAAAACGTCACGCCATTTTTTGTGTTTCCGCCGGAGATACGCCGGGTCATTTACACCACAAATGCCATTGAGAGTCTGAACATGCAACTGCGCAAGATCATCAAGACCCGTGGTCACTTCCCGAATGACGAGGCGGCCATCAAGCTGCTGTGGCTGGCGCTTCGCAACGTGCTGGCAAAGTCCGTACGCACCACCTTCGACTGGAAATCAGCCATGAACCAGTTTGCCATCCTGTTTGGCGAGCGCTTCACCAACGCACGCGGCTAA